The DNA sequence ACTTAAGACGGTTGTCGGTTTTGACGGGTTGATCGGATAAAGATCGAGCAAAAGAATGCCGCTTGAGCAAAAATTGCGGCTTAAGCGGTATAGGATATGGTTCTTTTGTAAGGGTATTTTTCAGGGGGAACTAGTTAGTTAAGTATTTCAAGACCTTAACTGCTTTATAAACTCACGAGGCGTAATTATTTGAATTCTTTGATAAGTGCCGATTTGAAGTAAATGGTTATCCCCAGAGATAATAAAGTCCGCTTTTCCTTCAACCGCACAGGCTAAAAATATATTATCCGAAGGGTCTTCGGTAATAACATCTAGTTTTAGCTCACCAGGTGTTCTTTGTGAATATTTGCTAAGAAGTAGTAATGACTTCTCGATCTTTTCATCTGTTAGGGAAAAGGCAGTTTTAATTTTGGGGTAATTTAAGACCTTGCTTACCTCGGCAATAATCTCATCCGAAACAAGCAGGATAAATTTGCGATTACGCCAAGCTTCAAGTATCTCAAAAGGAGCACCTGAGCTTGAGATGGTTCCGCTTACAAAAACATTGGTATCTAAGCATGCCTTAATCATGCTTTACCTTTTCTGATCTCAGAGATAGCCGATTCAACAGCAGCCTCTACTTCTTCTGGTTTGACACCTTGATTAGCAGCCCTAATCTTATCTAGAATTTCAAAATCCTTCTCCCGTTGCTGCTTAAACTCTTGAAATTCGGCATATGAGATTATAGCTACCATTGGTTTGCCAGCCCGTTCAACAATAATCTCATCGCCTCTATAGTGGGCTTCTTCCATAAGCCTGCCAAAATTCTTCCGGGCTGTCATCGCATTTTCTCTTTTTTCCACTTGCATAACACCTCCTCTAGTTATTACGGTTATTATAACCGATATAATTATACCATCAAGGACATTTTTTTCTAAAATGTTTTAGTGGTTGGTAGATTCTTGGTTACGTTACTGCTGCGTCTCAAAACTGCCCAAATTTTCAGAAGGCCCTCGGTAATAGGTACTGCAATGCCTATGGTTATTCATTGCTGTACCCCATAGCAATACCTTTTATAAGACCTTGTGAGAGTAAGAGATGAAAGAATTCGGGGGTAGCTGCTGTTCGGGACATCGAACCCACTCACAGCAGACAACGTCGGGGCTCAAATCCGCAACACTGGTTTGACGCGGCTTTGAACCTCGACGTTGCAAAGACCCCCCGAATTCTTAGGAATCGTGAAATCTAATAGTGTTTAAAATAAGCGATTACTAGCTTATAATTTAAGCATATTATTAACGTGAGGTAGTGGTGGATAGCAAATCCAACCCAAGTCTTTGGAAAAATAAAACATTCGTAAAAATGTTTCTATCCTTTACGGTCACCAACTTAGGCGACTGGATTGATTATTTTGCGATCCTGCTAATCTTTGCTTACAAGTGGCAT is a window from the Bacillota bacterium genome containing:
- a CDS encoding putative toxin-antitoxin system toxin component, PIN family, translating into MIKACLDTNVFVSGTISSSGAPFEILEAWRNRKFILLVSDEIIAEVSKVLNYPKIKTAFSLTDEKIEKSLLLLSKYSQRTPGELKLDVITEDPSDNIFLACAVEGKADFIISGDNHLLQIGTYQRIQIITPREFIKQLRS
- a CDS encoding type II toxin-antitoxin system Phd/YefM family antitoxin produces the protein MQVEKRENAMTARKNFGRLMEEAHYRGDEIIVERAGKPMVAIISYAEFQEFKQQREKDFEILDKIRAANQGVKPEEVEAAVESAISEIRKGKA